A region from the Candidatus Methylacidiphilales bacterium genome encodes:
- a CDS encoding beta-ketoacyl-[acyl-carrier-protein] synthase family protein, translating into MKRRVVVTGLGIVSAAGNSVPAFWKFIRDGRCGIRRLSHFNEKRFTSQNAAEVSDFRLNPPLPPLHVKRLDRYAEFVLEAAWQALQHSQLELSTARQRDDVGISFGTALGGLCNAEPEMRTLLESNKNSISPYLALQVFGGAAHSNIAIAFGARGYATTNSNSCASGTVAIGEGLRAIRDGLADVMITGGAEAPLYPLTYGAFDVIRAMSRQDDPSLACRPFDANRDGFVMGEGSAALILEELNHALRRGALPLAEVCGYSLNNDAHHMTQSRPDLACTTRAMQDALRDANVGPEQIDLINAHGSGTKLNDENEARSIAAVFGARKVRVHATKGYYGHPLGASGAIEGLLATLMLQEGWVPHTLGCNNPEYPDWIDLLCEKGCTQPVGSIVSNSFGFGGINSCLVFKKFVK; encoded by the coding sequence ATGAAGCGCCGCGTCGTCGTTACAGGCCTGGGAATCGTCTCCGCCGCCGGCAATTCAGTGCCCGCCTTTTGGAAATTTATCCGGGACGGGCGCTGCGGCATACGCCGCCTCAGCCATTTTAACGAAAAACGTTTCACCTCGCAGAATGCCGCCGAGGTTTCGGACTTTCGCCTGAACCCACCCCTGCCCCCGCTTCATGTCAAACGGCTGGACCGTTACGCCGAATTTGTACTCGAAGCCGCCTGGCAGGCCCTGCAGCACTCGCAATTGGAATTGTCCACGGCGCGGCAACGGGATGATGTCGGCATTTCCTTCGGCACCGCGCTGGGCGGCCTTTGCAATGCGGAACCGGAAATGCGCACCCTGCTGGAAAGCAACAAAAACAGCATATCGCCCTACCTGGCCCTGCAGGTTTTTGGCGGCGCGGCGCACAGCAACATCGCCATCGCCTTCGGCGCCCGCGGTTATGCCACGACCAATTCCAACAGTTGCGCCTCTGGAACCGTCGCAATCGGCGAAGGCCTGCGCGCCATCCGGGACGGCCTCGCCGACGTGATGATCACCGGCGGCGCGGAAGCCCCGCTTTATCCGCTGACCTATGGCGCATTCGACGTCATCCGGGCCATGAGCCGCCAGGACGATCCCTCCCTTGCCTGTCGCCCGTTTGACGCCAACCGGGACGGCTTTGTCATGGGCGAAGGCTCGGCTGCTTTGATTCTGGAAGAACTCAACCACGCCTTGCGGCGGGGAGCGCTTCCCCTGGCGGAAGTTTGCGGATACAGCCTGAACAACGACGCCCACCACATGACCCAATCACGGCCTGACCTCGCCTGCACCACACGCGCCATGCAGGACGCCCTCCGCGATGCGAATGTCGGACCGGAACAAATCGACCTGATCAACGCGCACGGATCGGGAACAAAGCTCAACGACGAAAACGAGGCCCGCTCCATTGCCGCCGTGTTTGGGGCCAGGAAAGTCCGGGTTCACGCCACGAAGGGATACTACGGGCATCCCTTGGGGGCCAGCGGCGCCATCGAAGGGCTCCTGGCGACCCTCATGCTGCAGGAAGGCTGGGTCCCCCACACCCTGGGCTGCAACAACCCGGAATATCCGGATTGGATCGATTTGCTCTGCGAAAAAGGATGTACACAACCGGTAGGTAGTATAGTATCGAACTCATTCGGATTTGGCGGTATCAATTCCTGCCTGGTCTTCAAAAAATTCGTGAAGTGA
- a CDS encoding NAD(P)/FAD-dependent oxidoreductase — MKKYDAIVVGAGPAGSLFSYLTAKAGLHTLLIDKAVFPRSKVCGDCLNPRCWNIWERQGLADSFRTLPHSVIKSFSLSFENNPPSRFPLPDGIGELRAVTREVLDEWLRQQAIEAGAECLTGIRGQSIDYSQRLMTDAGEFQGKVLIGADGRTSWVARMGGFPSMAFKCRRIAWQTTLPGDATDESIHMKFFREGYFGLVRYSPQYANLCMTLSGRRTGATPQKIMNRLFPGHEHLTWHSTYPISRQPRVPARDNILLLGDAARVVEPFTGEGIYLALRTAEIAAQLVIDTYRKGGWSTLDRHYIQEHARLYQGMSFHNNLTRFLGKHPRTGMLTAKSLTQVPTVFRALASSFFKKQ, encoded by the coding sequence GTGAAAAAGTACGATGCGATAGTAGTCGGAGCCGGGCCTGCCGGCAGCCTGTTTTCGTATTTGACGGCCAAGGCCGGCCTTCACACCTTGCTGATCGATAAAGCCGTTTTCCCGCGCTCCAAGGTGTGCGGCGACTGCCTGAATCCCCGTTGCTGGAACATTTGGGAGCGTCAGGGACTGGCCGACTCGTTCCGCACACTGCCCCATTCGGTCATCAAATCGTTTTCGCTCTCGTTTGAAAATAATCCGCCATCCCGGTTCCCGCTGCCGGACGGCATCGGAGAGCTGCGTGCGGTGACCCGTGAGGTATTGGACGAATGGCTGCGGCAGCAGGCCATCGAGGCCGGGGCGGAATGCCTGACCGGCATCCGGGGCCAGTCGATTGATTACAGCCAGAGGCTGATGACGGACGCCGGGGAATTCCAGGGCAAGGTGCTCATTGGAGCGGACGGACGCACCTCCTGGGTGGCGCGCATGGGCGGTTTCCCCTCGATGGCCTTCAAATGCCGCCGCATCGCCTGGCAAACGACACTGCCGGGGGATGCGACGGATGAATCCATTCACATGAAATTTTTCCGGGAAGGGTACTTTGGCTTGGTGCGTTATTCGCCTCAATATGCCAATCTTTGCATGACTTTGTCCGGGCGGCGCACCGGCGCCACGCCGCAGAAAATCATGAACCGCCTTTTCCCGGGGCACGAACATCTGACCTGGCACAGCACCTATCCCATCAGCCGCCAGCCGAGAGTGCCGGCCCGGGACAACATTTTGTTGCTCGGCGATGCGGCCCGGGTCGTGGAACCCTTCACGGGCGAAGGCATTTACCTTGCGCTGCGGACGGCGGAGATTGCCGCCCAGCTCGTGATCGACACCTACCGCAAGGGCGGCTGGAGCACCCTGGACCGTCATTATATCCAGGAACATGCCAGGCTTTATCAGGGCATGAGCTTTCATAACAACCTCACGCGCTTTCTCGGAAAACATCCCCGGACCGGGATGCTGACCGCAAAATCCCTCACACAAGTCCCCACGGTCTTCCGCGCCCTTGCGTCCTCGTTTTTTAAGAAGCAGTAA